The following proteins are co-located in the Oryzias melastigma strain HK-1 linkage group LG8, ASM292280v2, whole genome shotgun sequence genome:
- the luc7l3 gene encoding luc7-like protein 3 isoform X2 (The sequence of the model RefSeq protein was modified relative to this genomic sequence to represent the inferred CDS: added 75 bases not found in genome assembly), with translation MLSAAQLLDELMGRDRNLAPDEKRSNVRWDDESVCRYYLCGFCPAELFTNTRSDLGPCEKIHDENLRKMYEKSSRFMKEGYERDFLRYLQSLLAEVERRIRRGHARLALSQAQQNSGGPGPAGKNEEKIQVLTEKIEDLVVQIEELGSEGRVEEAQGMMKLVEQLKEERELLSSNPSTIESFAAQEKQMEVCEVCGAFLIVGDAQSRVDDHLMGKQHMGYAKIKSTVEELKEKLRRRSEDPQTENPALKRDREDREREREEREKKRKEEEEKEKEREKEREREREREREKERDRERERERERDRERDRRSRRSHSHSRHSSRTSERKRSRSRDRRRSRSRDKDRDRERKRSRSRDRERKRSRDRSDRKRRSRSRDRRRSRSPERKSHRQRSRSRDRDRDRGKEKEKEHSSKDKDRKGTEEKSSSKKDKHADSDAAAVKPSSEVEPMQSEPASSSPLLNGQQELLQSEGDTQSN, from the exons ATGCTGTCAGCCGCCCAGCTACTCGACGAGTTGATGGGCCGAGACAGAAACTTGGCCCCCGACGAGAAGCGATCCAACGTGCGATGGGACGACGAGAGC GTTTGTCGATACTACTTGTGTGGCTTCTGTCCAGCTGAGTTGTTCACAAACACTCGTTCAGACTTAG GACCCTGTGAGAAGATCCACGATGAAAACCTTAGAAAAAT GTATGAGAAAAGTTCTCGGTTCATGAAAGAGGGCTACGAACGAGACTTCCTGCGGTATCTACAGTCCCTTC GACCTGGTCCGGCAGGGAAGAACGAAGAGAAGATCCAGGTTCTAACGGAAAAGATTGAGGACTTGGTTGTTCAG ATCGAGGAACTTGGGTCTGAGGGTCGTGTGGAGGAGGCTCAAGGAATGATGAAACTGGTGGAGCAGCTGAAGGAGGAGCGGGAACTGCTCAGCTCTAACCCCTCG ACCATAGAAAGCTTTGCAGCTCAGGAGAAACAGATGGAGGTGTGTGAGGTGTGTGGAGCCTTTCTCATCGTGGGTGATGCTCAGTCTCGCGTTGATGACCATTTAATGGGCAAACAGCATATGGGCTATGCCAAGATCAAATCCACCGTGGAGGAGCTGAAG GAGAAACTGCGGCGTCGCTCAGAGGACCCTCAGACGGAAAACCCAGCACTCAAGCGAGACAGAGAAGACCGCGAGCGCGAGAGGGAGGAGCGGGAGAAGAAGCgcaaagaggaggaagagaaggaaaaagaacGAGAGAAAGAGAGGGAACGGGAGCGGGAGAGAGAGCGGGAGAAGGAGAGAGATCGAGAGCGAGAACGGGAGCGGGAGAGAGACCGCGAGAGGGATAGGCGATCTCGCCGGAGCCACTCCCACAGCCGCCATTCCAGCCGGACATCGGAGAGGAAGCGGAGCAGATCGCGGGATCGCCGGAGGTCCAGGAGCAGAGATAAGGACAGGGACAGGGAACGCAAGCGCAGCAG GAGCCGGGACAGAGAAAGGAAGCGCAGCCGTGACCGCTCGGACAGAAAGCGCCGCTCCCGCAGTCGCGACAGGAGGAGGTCTCGCAGCCCCGAGCGCAAGTCTCACCGTCAGCGCAGCCGCAGCCGGGACAGAGACAGAGACAGgggaaaagagaaagaaaaagagcacTCATCAAAGGACAAAG ATCGTAAGGGGACAGAGGAGAAGAGCAGTTCTAAGAAAGACAAGCATGCTGACAGTGATGCAGCTGCCGTCAAGCCTTCCTCAGAGGTGGAACCCATGCAGAGCGAACCAGCTTCCTCCTCCCCTCTGCTTAACGGCCAGCAAGAGCTCCTCCAATCTGAAGGTGACACTCAGTCCAATTAA
- the luc7l3 gene encoding luc7-like protein 3 isoform X1 (The sequence of the model RefSeq protein was modified relative to this genomic sequence to represent the inferred CDS: added 75 bases not found in genome assembly) has product MLSAAQLLDELMGRDRNLAPDEKRSNVRWDDESVCRYYLCGFCPAELFTNTRSDLGPCEKIHDENLRKMYEKSSRFMKEGYERDFLRYLQSLLAEVERRIRRGHARLALSQAQQNSGGPGPAGKNEEKIQVLTEKIEDLVVQIEELGSEGRVEEAQGMMKLVEQLKEERELLSSNPSTIESFAAQEKQMEVCEVCGAFLIVGDAQSRVDDHLMGKQHMGYAKIKSTVEELKEKLRRRSEDPQTENPALKRDREDREREREEREKKRKEEEEKEKEREKEREREREREREKERDRERERERERDRERDRRSRRSHSHSRHSSRTSERKRSRSRDRRRSRSRDKDRDRERKRSRSRDRERKRSRDRSDRKRRSRSRDRRRSRSPERKSHRQRSRSRDRDRDRGKEKEKEHSSKDKDRKGTEEKSSSKKDKHADSDAAAVKPSSEVEPMQSEPASSSPLLNGQQELLQSEGEGGITGGGRNGRASSSSP; this is encoded by the exons ATGCTGTCAGCCGCCCAGCTACTCGACGAGTTGATGGGCCGAGACAGAAACTTGGCCCCCGACGAGAAGCGATCCAACGTGCGATGGGACGACGAGAGC GTTTGTCGATACTACTTGTGTGGCTTCTGTCCAGCTGAGTTGTTCACAAACACTCGTTCAGACTTAG GACCCTGTGAGAAGATCCACGATGAAAACCTTAGAAAAAT GTATGAGAAAAGTTCTCGGTTCATGAAAGAGGGCTACGAACGAGACTTCCTGCGGTATCTACAGTCCCTTC GACCTGGTCCGGCAGGGAAGAACGAAGAGAAGATCCAGGTTCTAACGGAAAAGATTGAGGACTTGGTTGTTCAG ATCGAGGAACTTGGGTCTGAGGGTCGTGTGGAGGAGGCTCAAGGAATGATGAAACTGGTGGAGCAGCTGAAGGAGGAGCGGGAACTGCTCAGCTCTAACCCCTCG ACCATAGAAAGCTTTGCAGCTCAGGAGAAACAGATGGAGGTGTGTGAGGTGTGTGGAGCCTTTCTCATCGTGGGTGATGCTCAGTCTCGCGTTGATGACCATTTAATGGGCAAACAGCATATGGGCTATGCCAAGATCAAATCCACCGTGGAGGAGCTGAAG GAGAAACTGCGGCGTCGCTCAGAGGACCCTCAGACGGAAAACCCAGCACTCAAGCGAGACAGAGAAGACCGCGAGCGCGAGAGGGAGGAGCGGGAGAAGAAGCgcaaagaggaggaagagaaggaaaaagaacGAGAGAAAGAGAGGGAACGGGAGCGGGAGAGAGAGCGGGAGAAGGAGAGAGATCGAGAGCGAGAACGGGAGCGGGAGAGAGACCGCGAGAGGGATAGGCGATCTCGCCGGAGCCACTCCCACAGCCGCCATTCCAGCCGGACATCGGAGAGGAAGCGGAGCAGATCGCGGGATCGCCGGAGGTCCAGGAGCAGAGATAAGGACAGGGACAGGGAACGCAAGCGCAGCAG GAGCCGGGACAGAGAAAGGAAGCGCAGCCGTGACCGCTCGGACAGAAAGCGCCGCTCCCGCAGTCGCGACAGGAGGAGGTCTCGCAGCCCCGAGCGCAAGTCTCACCGTCAGCGCAGCCGCAGCCGGGACAGAGACAGAGACAGgggaaaagagaaagaaaaagagcacTCATCAAAGGACAAAG ATCGTAAGGGGACAGAGGAGAAGAGCAGTTCTAAGAAAGACAAGCATGCTGACAGTGATGCAGCTGCCGTCAAGCCTTCCTCAGAGGTGGAACCCATGCAGAGCGAACCAGCTTCCTCCTCCCCTCTGCTTAACGGCCAGCAAGAGCTCCTCCAATCTGAAG